A window of Numenius arquata chromosome 6, bNumArq3.hap1.1, whole genome shotgun sequence contains these coding sequences:
- the SPATA7 gene encoding spermatogenesis-associated protein 7, with the protein MGLRMESGSRRSQVSEYPAVGIPRCGPASPFKGHLSTKSNAFCIDSSRSLTSQYLIRDHMVFHYNKILSAKAAVDCSVPKSRLTSIKLADQRRREKLKQKIARCEEEMSVGKTASRSSSRESGRLLPSSFGKGFLEAEDKDGLFPYAQHARYLSRALSPYGDRGSVHSSPVKHARKNSRNTSSTPRKRSGLSCSCSTDSFVSTSHSQRHQGSNSKVCSGDLLDRHSEFFTGSRKPFTPRTLISDAKSSLAEYRYYTPARRKRKSHCKQRVEAQTQTDVISFPSADKASERKFLPEQQQITLKAEGRRYTVEEPERETAAFPYSFLRETSVYSQQPSAGRTAEAEEEELLYLAFIEDVTNDILSLGLFSNRVLEELFECHIQENKKRLDEGKMRHVLDVLKAELGCSPGSAVEQVHPGWDTLGSLDLQEFDTMEELEFTRTSQGQRKATKSEEFFGTMELLLKEPSNCESPACGESSKETHNKDDFLEDVAKMMDAGTESHSRVKAEEDPDTSPPREATLNLITCDSDLEANRELDDLEESFAEALQISRDYS; encoded by the exons TGAGTGAATACCCAGCTGTTGGCATTCCCAGATGTGGTCCAGCAAGTCCATTTAAAGGACACTTGAGTACTAAGAGTAACG CTTTCTGCATTGATTCCTCCCGAAGTCTAACCAGCCAGTACCTGATCAGAGATCACATGGTTTTTCATTATAACAAAATCCTTTCAGCCAAAG CAGCTGTAGACTGTTCAGTACCCAAAAGTAGGTTGACCAGCATCAAAC TTGCTGACCAGCGAAGAAGAGAGAAACTGAAACAGAAGATAGCCAGGTGTGAAGAGGAAATGAGTGTGGGTAAAACTGCCTCCCGATCCAGCTCAAGAGAGAGCGGAAGGCTGCTGCCATCCTCTTTTGGAAAG GGTTTCTTGGAAGCAGAGGACAAAGACGGTCTCTTCCCCTACGCTCAGCACGCACGGTACTTGTCGAGAGCGCTGTCTCCTTATGGTGACCGTGGCTCGGTTCACTCCAGTCCTGTGAAACATGCCAGAAAAAATTCTCGGAATACATCAAGTACACCAAGAAAACGCTCCGGACTTTCGTGCAGTTGCTCCACTGACAGTTTTGTGAGCACTAGTCACTCCCAGAGGCATCAAGGAAGCAACTCCAAAGTATGCAGCGGGGACCTTCTAGACAGGCACTCTGAATTCTTTACTGGTAGCCGAAAACCTTTTACTCCACGCACCTTAATATCAGATGCGAAATCTTCCCTGGCAGAGTACAGGTATTACACTCCTGCccgaaggaaaaggaaaagtcacTGTAAGCAGCGTGTGGAAGCTCAAACGCAGACCGATGTGATCAG CTTTCCATCTGCAGACAAAGCGTCTGAGAGAAAATTtctgcctgagcagcagcagatcaCATTGAAG gctgaaggcagaagaTACACTGTGGAAGAGCCTGAGAGAGAAACAGCTGCTTTTCCGTACTCCTTCCTGAG AGAGACATCGGTGTATTCTCAGCAGCCTTCAGCCGGGAGGACTGCGGAGGCTGA GGAAGAAGAGCTTTTATATTTAGCTTTCATTGAAGATGTAACAAACGATATTCTGAGCCTCGGGCTGTTTTCTAACAG AGTTCTGGAAGAACTGTTTGAGTGTCACATACAAGAAAATAAGAAGCGTTTGGATGAG GGCAAAATGCGCCACGTGCTGGATGTGCTGAAAGCAGAGCTCGGCTGCAGCCCGGGCAGCGCTGTGGAGCAAGTCCACCCAGGCTGGGACACCTTGGGCTCGCTGGATCTGCAAGAGTTTGACACGATGGAAGAGCTTGAGTTTACCAGGACAAGTCAGGGGcaaagaaaagctacaaaaagtGAAGAATTCTTTGGGACCATGGAATTATTGTTAAAGGAACCAAGCAATTGTGAATCACCAGCGTGTGGGGAAAGTTCAAAGGAGACACACAACAAGGATGACTTTTTAGAAGATGTCGCTAAAATGATGGATGCCGGGACAGAGTCTCACTCTCGTGTGAAAGCCGAAGAAGACCCAGACACTTCACCCCCACGGGAAGCAACTTTAAACTTGATTACCTGTGACAGTGACTTGGAAGCCAACagggaacttgatgatcttgaagaaAGCTTTGCAGAGGCCCTTCAGATCTCACGTGACTATTCATAA